From one Leifsonia soli genomic stretch:
- a CDS encoding primary-amine oxidase, with protein sequence MTETAPAPTSSLADPETDAAIAAALASLRPEEVAASRAILEREGLLGPDGHVSYFGLLEQDKRTLLAPGSRPDARRFRAMLVDFGTGASHDVVVCPAEDRLVSAVELDPADGQVPVVLAEFGLVEEIVHQDERWLAAMAKRGLTDISTLRVNPLSAGAPATDEAGRRIQRCFTFVQKTPDDLGWAHPVDGVTVMVDVVTREVLDVIDYVDLPVPQEDGNFHLREWVGKPDRAGLKPIEITQPEGPSFTIDENGVLSWLGWKLQVSFDQREGLVFHNVSVADDGVQRPVLYRASIAEMMVPYGDPSPQRWFQNFFDCGEYLLGGFANSLELGCDCVGDITYLDATLADNAGNVRIIPQAICIHEEDAGILWKHFDNWNGSSDSRRNRRLVVSFFVTVGNYDYGFYWYFSLDGNIELEVKATGVVFTSAYPGPGYAYASELAPGLGAPYHQHLFSARLDMMVDGLENAVDELEAVLVPRGPENPTGTGITQTVTRLRTEKEAQRMADNAKNRVWLVSNPERRNRLGGNVGYVLYPEGKPALLADELSDIHQRATYSAKHLWVTPYEPRELYPAGDFVNMHPGGAGLPKWTAADRDVDGADIVLWHTFGLTHFPRIEDWPVMPVDSAGFVLKPHGFFGANPTLDIPESVGDHCAPGHHGHGDAHQHGHEHGGHGA encoded by the coding sequence GTGACCGAAACCGCACCAGCGCCCACCTCGTCGCTCGCAGACCCGGAGACCGACGCCGCCATCGCAGCTGCCCTGGCGAGCCTCCGGCCGGAGGAGGTCGCCGCCTCCCGGGCGATCCTCGAGCGGGAGGGACTGCTCGGGCCCGACGGCCACGTGTCGTACTTCGGGCTGCTGGAGCAGGACAAGCGCACGCTGCTCGCTCCGGGATCGCGGCCCGACGCGCGCCGCTTCCGGGCCATGCTCGTCGACTTCGGCACCGGCGCCTCCCACGACGTCGTCGTCTGCCCGGCCGAGGACCGCCTGGTCTCGGCGGTCGAGCTCGACCCGGCCGACGGGCAGGTGCCCGTCGTGCTCGCCGAGTTCGGGCTGGTCGAGGAGATCGTGCACCAGGACGAGCGGTGGCTGGCGGCCATGGCCAAGCGCGGCCTCACCGACATCTCGACACTGCGCGTGAACCCGCTGTCGGCCGGCGCGCCGGCGACCGACGAGGCCGGCCGCCGCATCCAGCGCTGCTTCACCTTCGTGCAGAAGACGCCGGACGATCTCGGCTGGGCGCATCCCGTCGACGGCGTCACGGTCATGGTGGATGTCGTCACCCGTGAGGTGCTCGATGTCATCGACTACGTCGACCTGCCCGTTCCGCAGGAGGACGGCAACTTCCACCTCCGCGAGTGGGTCGGGAAGCCGGACCGGGCGGGCCTCAAGCCGATCGAGATCACCCAGCCGGAGGGGCCCAGCTTCACCATCGACGAGAACGGCGTGCTGTCCTGGCTCGGCTGGAAGCTGCAGGTGTCGTTCGACCAGCGCGAAGGGCTCGTCTTCCACAACGTCTCGGTCGCGGACGACGGCGTTCAGCGCCCAGTGCTGTACCGCGCCTCCATCGCCGAGATGATGGTGCCGTACGGCGACCCGAGCCCCCAGCGTTGGTTCCAGAACTTCTTCGACTGCGGCGAGTACCTGCTCGGCGGCTTCGCGAACTCCCTGGAGCTGGGCTGCGACTGCGTCGGGGACATCACGTACCTGGATGCGACGCTCGCCGACAACGCGGGCAACGTCCGCATCATCCCGCAGGCGATCTGCATCCACGAGGAGGACGCCGGGATCCTCTGGAAGCACTTCGACAACTGGAACGGTTCGAGCGACTCGCGCCGCAACCGCCGGCTGGTGGTCAGCTTCTTCGTGACCGTCGGCAACTACGACTACGGCTTCTACTGGTACTTCTCGCTCGACGGCAACATCGAGCTGGAGGTGAAGGCGACCGGCGTCGTGTTCACCTCGGCCTACCCCGGCCCCGGCTACGCGTACGCATCGGAGCTGGCACCCGGTCTGGGAGCGCCCTACCACCAGCACCTCTTCTCGGCCCGCCTCGACATGATGGTCGACGGCCTGGAGAACGCGGTCGACGAACTGGAGGCGGTGCTCGTGCCGCGCGGGCCGGAGAACCCCACCGGCACCGGGATCACCCAGACCGTCACGCGCCTGCGCACCGAGAAGGAGGCGCAGCGGATGGCCGACAACGCCAAGAACCGGGTGTGGCTCGTCTCGAACCCGGAAAGGCGGAACCGGCTCGGCGGGAACGTCGGGTACGTGCTGTACCCGGAGGGGAAGCCCGCGCTGCTCGCTGACGAGCTCTCCGACATCCACCAGCGCGCGACCTACTCGGCCAAGCACCTGTGGGTCACTCCCTACGAGCCCCGCGAGCTGTACCCGGCGGGCGACTTCGTCAACATGCACCCGGGAGGTGCCGGCCTGCCGAAGTGGACGGCCGCGGACCGGGACGTCGACGGGGCCGACATCGTGCTCTGGCACACCTTCGGGCTCACGCACTTCCCCCGCATCGAGGACTGGCCGGTGATGCCGGTCGACTCGGCCGGGTTCGTGCTCAAGCCGCACGGCTTCTTCGGCGCCAACCCGACTCTCGACATCCCCGAGTCGGTCGGCGACCACTGCGCGCCCGGCCATCACGGACACGGGGATGCGCACCAGCACGGGCACGAGCACGGAGGTCACGGCGCGTGA
- a CDS encoding Gfo/Idh/MocA family protein, which yields MIRVGLLGSGFIADTYADALQDVRGAELVATYSRDLARAQAFAEKWGPIRRQYDDMAALCADPEIDLVVIALPNEVHVEAVRIAAAAGKGIVCTKPLARTGAEAAEILRIVRDAGVWHGYAESSVFSPNIAKAHQMVVAGAIGDPLTMRAREAHSGPHAPHFWDAETAGGGALLDMGCHTVESARHFFGKDNPVTEVFAWGATMAHADKTTGEDTAIALLKFAGGQLAQIESSWIEKGGMQLRHELVGTAGRLVTDTSHTPVWGFIENPAGYLVEKADAETGWVYPVPEEARAYGFSQEMRHFVERFAEGREPDETFDDGFVVNCILDACYASMRSGVWETVSLAR from the coding sequence GTGATTCGAGTAGGACTCCTCGGTTCCGGCTTCATCGCCGACACGTACGCGGACGCCCTCCAAGACGTCCGCGGGGCCGAGCTCGTCGCCACCTACTCGCGCGACCTCGCCCGCGCTCAGGCCTTCGCCGAGAAGTGGGGCCCCATCCGGCGTCAGTACGACGACATGGCTGCCCTGTGCGCCGACCCGGAGATCGACCTCGTCGTCATCGCGCTCCCCAACGAGGTGCACGTCGAGGCGGTCCGCATCGCCGCGGCCGCGGGCAAGGGCATCGTGTGCACAAAGCCGCTCGCCCGCACCGGAGCAGAGGCTGCAGAGATCCTCCGCATCGTCCGCGACGCCGGTGTCTGGCACGGCTACGCCGAGAGCTCGGTCTTCTCGCCGAACATCGCGAAAGCCCACCAGATGGTCGTCGCCGGTGCGATCGGCGACCCCCTCACCATGCGGGCGCGGGAGGCGCACTCCGGTCCGCACGCCCCGCACTTCTGGGACGCCGAGACGGCAGGCGGGGGAGCCCTGCTCGATATGGGCTGCCACACGGTCGAGTCCGCACGCCACTTCTTCGGGAAGGACAACCCGGTCACCGAGGTCTTCGCGTGGGGCGCCACGATGGCCCACGCGGACAAGACCACCGGAGAGGACACGGCCATCGCCCTCCTCAAGTTCGCGGGCGGTCAGCTGGCGCAGATCGAGTCGTCGTGGATCGAGAAGGGCGGCATGCAGTTGCGGCACGAGCTCGTCGGCACCGCCGGCCGGCTCGTCACGGACACCTCTCACACGCCCGTCTGGGGATTCATCGAGAACCCCGCCGGCTACCTGGTCGAGAAGGCGGACGCCGAGACGGGATGGGTGTATCCGGTCCCGGAAGAGGCCAGGGCCTACGGCTTCAGCCAGGAGATGCGGCATTTCGTCGAGCGCTTCGCCGAGGGGCGGGAGCCGGATGAGACGTTCGACGACGGCTTCGTCGTCAACTGCATCCTCGACGCCTGCTACGCCTCGATGCGTTCGGGCGTCTGGGAGACGGTGAGCCTCGCGCGATGA
- a CDS encoding GntR family transcriptional regulator, producing the protein MTTTPTTTGVVRTDYPDPLWMQAADSLRERISSGSLPAGARLPPERELCLTLGISRVTLRKALQALVEDGALAPSHGRGWYVSGESDQRNEWPNSLESFSETAERMGLAASSRVLQASVAPSTIDDAELLGIAPGLPIFRLGRVRMLGGVPIALDWALIPAALLPDAESYDFETSSLYEALTETGNELANAETTIEAREASADVAGQLGVQPGTPTLVMHQVVRNRSERAVLASTVQYAGDRYRLRTYFSRHNRTES; encoded by the coding sequence ATGACGACGACACCGACCACGACGGGCGTCGTCCGGACCGACTACCCGGACCCGCTCTGGATGCAGGCGGCCGACTCGCTGCGCGAGCGGATCTCCTCCGGCTCGCTGCCCGCGGGCGCGCGCCTGCCACCCGAGCGCGAGCTCTGCCTGACGCTCGGGATCAGCCGGGTCACTCTCCGCAAGGCGCTGCAAGCTCTCGTGGAGGACGGCGCGCTCGCGCCGTCGCACGGCCGAGGCTGGTACGTGTCCGGCGAGAGCGATCAGCGCAACGAGTGGCCGAACAGCCTCGAGTCCTTCAGCGAGACGGCCGAGCGGATGGGGCTGGCGGCGAGCTCGCGCGTGCTGCAGGCGAGCGTCGCCCCCTCCACCATCGACGACGCCGAGCTGCTCGGCATCGCCCCGGGCCTCCCGATCTTCCGCCTGGGCCGCGTGCGGATGCTCGGCGGCGTGCCGATCGCCCTCGACTGGGCGCTCATCCCGGCCGCCCTGCTTCCGGACGCCGAGAGCTACGACTTCGAGACCTCCTCGCTGTACGAGGCGCTCACCGAGACCGGCAACGAGCTCGCCAACGCGGAGACGACCATCGAGGCCCGCGAGGCGAGCGCCGACGTCGCCGGCCAGCTCGGCGTCCAGCCCGGAACGCCGACCCTCGTGATGCACCAGGTGGTGCGCAACCGGTCGGAGCGGGCGGTGCTCGCCTCGACCGTGCAGTACGCGGGCGACCGCTATCGCCTGCGCACCTACTTCTCCCGCCACAACAGAACGGAGTCCTGA
- a CDS encoding ABC transporter permease has translation MRYYLNKLGFYLIAGWIAITLNFLLPRLVKGSPVDVILAKTQGVAPMPPEARHALELQFGVSHDPLIVQYGQYLHNIFTGQFGLSVSYYPTPAIDVVMQALPWTLALVGLATVISYVIGVVFGSWLGWRRGTWTDAILPASTFFSAIPYFWLALVLVYVFGSILHWFPVSGGYDLNIAPGFTPEFIGSVIVYGALPAITIILASVSGQLLGTRNMMVSTMAEDYVVTARAKGLRPGRVFGSYAMRNALLPSVAGFAMSLGFIVNGSVVTESVFGYPGVGFTLLTAVQNNDYPLMQALFLIITLAVLGANLVVDLVYGFIDPRTRLAN, from the coding sequence ATGCGCTACTACCTCAACAAGCTCGGCTTCTACCTGATCGCGGGCTGGATCGCGATCACCCTCAACTTCCTGCTCCCCCGGCTGGTCAAGGGCAGCCCGGTGGATGTCATCCTCGCCAAGACGCAGGGCGTCGCCCCGATGCCGCCGGAAGCCCGGCACGCCCTCGAACTGCAGTTCGGCGTCTCGCACGATCCGCTGATCGTGCAGTACGGCCAGTACCTGCACAACATCTTCACGGGCCAGTTCGGCCTCTCCGTCAGCTACTACCCCACCCCCGCGATCGACGTCGTCATGCAGGCTCTGCCGTGGACGCTCGCGCTGGTCGGACTCGCGACCGTCATCAGCTACGTGATCGGCGTGGTCTTCGGCTCGTGGCTCGGCTGGCGACGCGGGACCTGGACGGACGCGATCCTGCCGGCCTCCACGTTCTTCTCGGCGATCCCCTACTTCTGGCTCGCCCTCGTGCTCGTCTACGTGTTCGGCTCGATCCTGCACTGGTTCCCGGTGAGCGGAGGCTACGACCTGAACATCGCGCCCGGGTTCACACCGGAGTTCATCGGCTCGGTGATCGTCTACGGCGCCCTGCCCGCGATCACGATCATCCTCGCGTCCGTCTCGGGCCAGCTGCTCGGCACCCGCAACATGATGGTGTCGACGATGGCCGAGGACTACGTGGTCACGGCACGCGCCAAGGGCCTGCGTCCCGGCCGGGTCTTCGGCTCGTACGCGATGCGGAACGCCCTGCTGCCCAGCGTCGCCGGATTCGCCATGTCGCTCGGCTTCATCGTCAACGGCTCCGTGGTCACCGAGAGCGTGTTCGGCTACCCGGGCGTCGGCTTCACCCTGCTGACCGCCGTGCAGAACAACGACTACCCGCTGATGCAGGCGCTGTTCCTCATCATCACCCTGGCCGTGCTCGGCGCGAACCTCGTCGTCGACCTCGTCTACGGCTTCATCGACCCGCGCACCCGCCTGGCGAACTAG
- a CDS encoding ABC transporter ATP-binding protein, protein MSDPLLRIHDLTVDYATDRPVRAVDGVSLDIHPGEIVGLAGESGCGKSTLAYTVTRLLQPPAQISGGSIEWRREDGGTTDILGLDGRELRAFRWQEISMVFQGAMNALNPVHRIGSQIEDVFVDHRAGLSRSERRERAAELLRTVGIPVDRLKSYPHELSGGMRQRVMIAMALALRPRLIIMDEPTTALDVVVQRNILEEIDRLRSEFGFAVLFITHDLGLLLEISDRVGVMLSGRLVEENTPQALLDGAGHEYTRHLLRSFPSLRGDVPLTGTRYVDIERGEEALA, encoded by the coding sequence ATGAGCGACCCGCTGCTGCGCATCCACGACCTGACCGTCGACTACGCCACGGACCGGCCGGTGCGGGCCGTCGACGGCGTCTCGCTCGACATCCACCCCGGCGAGATCGTCGGCCTGGCGGGCGAATCGGGCTGCGGCAAGTCGACACTCGCCTACACGGTGACGCGGCTGCTGCAACCGCCCGCCCAGATCAGCGGCGGCTCCATCGAGTGGCGCCGCGAGGACGGCGGGACGACCGACATCCTCGGCCTCGACGGCCGCGAGCTGCGCGCCTTCCGCTGGCAGGAGATCTCGATGGTCTTCCAGGGTGCCATGAACGCGCTCAACCCCGTGCACAGGATCGGCTCGCAGATCGAGGACGTCTTCGTGGACCACCGCGCGGGACTGAGCCGCTCGGAGCGCCGGGAGCGGGCCGCCGAGCTGCTCCGCACCGTCGGCATCCCGGTCGACCGGCTGAAGAGCTACCCCCACGAGCTGAGCGGCGGGATGCGTCAGCGCGTCATGATCGCCATGGCGCTGGCCCTGCGGCCCCGGCTGATCATCATGGACGAGCCGACGACGGCGCTCGACGTGGTGGTGCAGCGCAACATCCTGGAGGAGATCGACCGCCTGCGCAGCGAGTTCGGCTTCGCCGTGCTGTTCATCACCCACGACCTCGGTCTCCTGCTCGAGATCAGCGACCGGGTCGGCGTCATGCTGTCCGGCCGGCTCGTGGAGGAGAACACCCCGCAGGCTCTGCTCGACGGCGCCGGCCACGAGTACACCCGGCACCTGCTGCGGTCC
- a CDS encoding TIM barrel protein: MSLGIQLYSVRDDIGQDALGGTLARLAGYGFTHVEPYDILSDTAGLRAALDATGLTAATAHAKITELDRDAVLDAAESLGIGTVIVPFVPPASIADHDGVLALADAINAVVPVAAERGIRIGYHNHDFEFSQRVDGRTAYDVLVDALDPAVVLELDTYWAAVGGEDVLGLIPRLGDRLRFLHVKEDGTNPFDVTAAIAASRSLELPVVEVVVHEGDVFPLVERNAAFFSERLPAVDA, encoded by the coding sequence GTGAGTCTCGGCATCCAGCTGTACAGCGTCCGCGACGACATCGGACAGGACGCGCTCGGCGGCACGCTCGCGCGCCTCGCCGGATACGGCTTCACGCACGTGGAGCCGTACGACATCCTCAGCGACACGGCGGGACTCCGGGCCGCGCTCGACGCGACGGGACTCACCGCCGCGACCGCGCACGCGAAGATCACCGAGCTCGACCGCGACGCCGTCCTCGACGCCGCGGAGAGCCTCGGGATCGGCACGGTCATCGTCCCCTTCGTGCCGCCGGCGAGCATCGCCGACCACGACGGCGTGCTCGCGCTCGCCGACGCGATCAACGCCGTGGTGCCGGTGGCCGCCGAGCGCGGCATCCGCATCGGCTACCACAACCACGACTTCGAGTTCTCTCAGCGCGTGGACGGGCGGACGGCCTACGACGTGCTGGTCGACGCGCTCGACCCCGCGGTCGTGCTGGAGCTCGACACCTACTGGGCGGCCGTCGGCGGCGAGGACGTGCTCGGCCTCATCCCGAGGCTCGGGGACCGGCTGCGGTTCCTCCACGTCAAGGAGGACGGCACCAACCCGTTCGACGTCACCGCGGCGATCGCCGCCAGCCGGTCGCTCGAACTGCCGGTGGTCGAGGTCGTCGTGCACGAGGGGGATGTGTTCCCGCTCGTCGAGCGCAACGCCGCGTTCTTCTCCGAGCGCCTTCCGGCGGTGGACGCATGA
- a CDS encoding ABC transporter substrate-binding protein, with the protein MRPRKSMKMRVAAALATVAAATLIITGCAGSGASSSSRLLNVYSGNPGNLTNNFNPFVADVAYGANGAVLGAVYEPLFYFNSAKNEKPQPWLGTEYTVSPDGLTYTVTLRDGVKWQDGKPFTAADVAYTYTLLKEKPELNLYGLKIAEAKAVDDTHVTITLSQPDYPNEYRLLGLTFIVPEHIWSSISDPAKTTNQKPIGTGAFDFGQFTPQSVTLTANKDYYQKGQPAIPGIRLVTSTGNAAALNSLNAGQIDWAGIALQDVQKSFVDKDKKYNKYTSIPADIKVLMPNLSKAPFNDLAFRQALSLSIDRDAIIKQAFGGTDTPANPTSLLQPRDEAYIPADYKGKTLDQDVDKAKKILTDAGYSYDGSGNLIGKDGQPVKLKITTVTGYTDTITANQLLVQDFQKIGVQATPEELSLGAYSTARQNGSFDLLDDRIPTGPNPFQQFSDSLDSAKTAPVGKPANANFVRFQDPKVDQLIAEAGGTNDPAQLTSAYQALGTYFAENQPYIILSQNGAVTTYRDQYFTGMPTPDNLWATPSNWLSGNIGYIAKSLKPVK; encoded by the coding sequence GTGCGACCACGCAAGTCGATGAAGATGCGAGTGGCTGCGGCTCTCGCGACGGTGGCGGCCGCCACGCTGATCATCACGGGATGCGCCGGGAGCGGCGCCTCCAGCAGCTCCCGCCTCCTGAACGTGTACTCCGGCAACCCCGGCAACCTGACGAACAACTTCAACCCGTTCGTCGCCGACGTCGCCTACGGTGCGAACGGCGCCGTCCTCGGCGCGGTCTACGAGCCGCTGTTCTACTTCAACTCCGCCAAGAACGAGAAGCCGCAGCCCTGGCTCGGCACCGAGTACACCGTGTCGCCCGACGGCCTCACCTACACCGTGACCCTGCGCGACGGCGTGAAGTGGCAGGACGGCAAGCCGTTCACCGCGGCCGACGTCGCCTACACCTACACCCTGCTCAAGGAGAAGCCGGAGCTCAACCTCTACGGCCTCAAGATCGCCGAGGCGAAGGCCGTCGACGACACCCACGTCACCATCACGCTCAGCCAGCCGGACTACCCCAACGAGTACCGCCTGCTCGGCCTCACCTTCATCGTGCCGGAGCACATCTGGTCGTCCATCTCCGACCCGGCGAAGACGACCAACCAGAAGCCGATCGGCACCGGCGCCTTCGACTTCGGCCAGTTCACGCCGCAGTCGGTGACCCTCACGGCCAACAAGGACTACTACCAGAAGGGGCAGCCGGCGATCCCCGGCATCCGGCTGGTCACCTCCACCGGCAACGCCGCAGCGCTCAACTCGCTCAACGCGGGTCAGATCGACTGGGCCGGCATCGCGCTGCAGGACGTCCAGAAGTCGTTCGTCGACAAGGACAAGAAGTACAACAAGTACACGTCGATCCCCGCCGACATCAAGGTGCTGATGCCGAACCTCAGCAAGGCGCCGTTCAACGACCTCGCCTTCCGTCAGGCGCTGAGCCTGTCCATCGACCGCGACGCCATCATCAAGCAGGCGTTCGGCGGCACCGACACCCCGGCCAACCCGACGAGCCTCCTGCAGCCGCGGGACGAGGCCTACATCCCGGCCGACTACAAGGGCAAGACGCTCGACCAGGATGTGGACAAGGCCAAGAAGATCCTCACCGACGCCGGCTACTCCTACGACGGCTCCGGCAACCTGATCGGCAAGGACGGCCAGCCGGTGAAGTTGAAGATCACGACCGTCACCGGCTACACCGACACGATCACCGCCAACCAGCTGCTGGTGCAGGACTTCCAGAAGATCGGCGTGCAGGCCACCCCGGAGGAGCTATCGCTCGGCGCCTACTCGACCGCTCGCCAGAACGGCTCGTTCGACCTGCTGGACGACCGCATCCCGACCGGCCCGAATCCCTTCCAGCAGTTCAGCGACAGCCTGGACTCGGCCAAGACGGCACCGGTCGGCAAGCCGGCCAACGCCAACTTCGTCCGCTTCCAGGACCCGAAGGTGGACCAGCTGATCGCCGAGGCGGGCGGCACCAACGACCCGGCGCAGCTGACCAGCGCCTACCAGGCGCTCGGCACCTACTTCGCCGAGAACCAGCCGTACATCATCCTCAGCCAGAACGGCGCGGTGACCACCTACCGCGACCAGTACTTCACCGGGATGCCCACACCGGACAACCTGTGGGCGACCCCGTCCAACTGGCTCTCCGGCAACATCGGCTACATCGCCAAGTCGCTGAAGCCCGTCAAGTGA
- a CDS encoding Gfo/Idh/MocA family protein, with translation MTATGVGIVGAGNISDEYLRSLATYPDVRVVAVADLDAGRAAAQAERYGIDAAPSVADLLARDDVEIVVNLTIPAAHAEVALAAIAAGKHVWGEKPLTLDLASARAVLDAAEAAGVVVANAPDTILGEGIQNAQRLLLDGAIGEPRTLLTLMQGPGPDAWHPRPQFLFARGAGPLFDIGPYYVSTMIQLLGPIASVEAMGQRPRAERVVGSGPDAGLRFPVEVDTHLSVLTRFASGVVGTSVYSFDSPRRRQAFEITGSEGVLEVPVSGFDGPTRLLAGDDRDHAWSEVPPPGAHRERGVGVLELARALRDGRAPRASGRLAFHALEVMLAIEESARSGAPVTVESTAPPVEPLPPGWDPSATTTPTSPAQSGGSR, from the coding sequence ATGACCGCGACGGGCGTCGGGATCGTCGGCGCTGGCAACATCTCGGACGAGTACCTGCGCTCGCTCGCGACGTATCCGGATGTGCGGGTGGTCGCCGTCGCGGACCTCGACGCCGGCCGGGCAGCCGCGCAGGCCGAGCGGTACGGCATCGATGCCGCTCCCTCGGTGGCCGACCTGCTCGCCCGCGACGACGTCGAGATCGTGGTCAACCTCACGATCCCGGCCGCGCACGCCGAGGTGGCCCTCGCGGCCATCGCCGCGGGCAAGCACGTCTGGGGCGAGAAGCCGCTCACGCTCGATCTCGCGTCGGCGCGCGCCGTGCTCGATGCAGCGGAGGCAGCGGGAGTCGTCGTCGCCAATGCGCCGGACACCATCCTCGGCGAGGGCATCCAGAACGCGCAGCGACTGCTGCTCGACGGTGCGATCGGCGAGCCCCGGACGCTCCTCACGCTGATGCAGGGCCCCGGCCCGGATGCGTGGCACCCGCGTCCGCAGTTCCTCTTCGCCCGGGGCGCCGGTCCGCTGTTCGACATCGGCCCGTACTACGTCAGCACGATGATCCAGCTGCTCGGTCCCATCGCGTCCGTGGAGGCGATGGGCCAGCGACCCAGAGCCGAGCGCGTGGTCGGGTCCGGCCCGGACGCCGGCCTGCGTTTCCCCGTCGAGGTCGACACGCACCTGAGCGTGCTCACGCGGTTCGCGTCCGGCGTCGTCGGGACGTCGGTGTACAGCTTCGACTCGCCGCGGCGGCGGCAGGCCTTCGAGATCACCGGATCCGAGGGCGTGCTCGAGGTGCCCGTCAGCGGCTTCGACGGCCCGACGCGACTGCTCGCCGGAGACGACCGGGACCACGCGTGGAGCGAGGTCCCGCCGCCCGGGGCGCACCGCGAACGCGGTGTCGGCGTGCTGGAGCTGGCGCGCGCCCTGCGCGACGGCCGGGCTCCTCGCGCCTCCGGCCGGCTCGCGTTCCATGCGCTCGAGGTGATGCTCGCCATCGAGGAGTCGGCCCGCTCGGGTGCTCCCGTGACCGTCGAGAGCACCGCACCGCCCGTCGAACCGCTCCCGCCCGGATGGGACCCGAGTGCGACGACCACACCAACCAGCCCAGCACAGTCAGGGGGATCCCGATGA
- a CDS encoding ABC transporter permease, whose product MSFTQQELADPGLSGSEPDADDDTAAARTGFLRAAGRPRRGDRRRTSRGWKFWVGIAICAFFALVALTAPFLVPNPNQSSPVGLQPPSADHWFGTTNIGQDVFAQVYAGTTGSVVIGVVAGAITVVLSMLFGIGGAFLGGFWDNLSSLISNVFLVIPGLPLLIIVTDYVESRDIVVIAIVIALVSWAGAARVLRAQTLSVRSRDYVDAARVASESSWRIMLREILPNLMPIIASQFVFGALGAILAEAGLSFLGLGAPGGKSWGSILFFAQNAQAITLGAWWWFVPPGLCIAILGAALGLINFSIDERINPRLRTAAIAKRSRSRSTAPKGAAA is encoded by the coding sequence ATGAGCTTCACGCAGCAAGAACTCGCCGACCCGGGGCTGTCCGGCTCGGAGCCGGACGCGGACGACGACACCGCGGCGGCACGCACCGGCTTCCTCCGCGCGGCGGGACGCCCCCGCCGCGGCGACCGCCGCCGCACCTCGCGAGGCTGGAAGTTCTGGGTCGGGATCGCCATCTGCGCCTTCTTCGCGCTGGTGGCCCTGACCGCCCCGTTCCTCGTGCCGAACCCCAATCAGTCGAGTCCGGTCGGGCTCCAGCCGCCCAGCGCGGACCACTGGTTCGGCACGACCAACATCGGGCAGGACGTCTTCGCGCAGGTCTACGCGGGAACGACGGGTTCGGTCGTCATCGGCGTCGTCGCCGGAGCGATCACGGTCGTGCTCTCGATGCTGTTCGGCATCGGCGGCGCGTTCCTCGGCGGGTTCTGGGACAACCTGTCGTCGCTCATCAGCAACGTCTTCCTGGTCATCCCCGGGCTGCCTCTCCTCATCATCGTGACCGACTACGTGGAGTCGCGCGACATCGTCGTGATCGCCATCGTGATCGCACTGGTGTCGTGGGCGGGCGCGGCCCGCGTGCTCCGAGCGCAGACGCTCTCGGTGCGCTCGCGCGACTACGTGGATGCTGCGCGCGTCGCCAGCGAGTCGAGCTGGCGCATCATGCTGCGCGAGATCCTCCCGAACCTCATGCCGATCATCGCCAGCCAGTTCGTCTTCGGCGCCCTCGGCGCGATCCTCGCCGAAGCGGGGCTCTCCTTCCTCGGGCTCGGCGCGCCGGGCGGCAAGAGCTGGGGCAGCATCCTGTTCTTCGCCCAGAACGCTCAGGCGATCACGCTCGGCGCCTGGTGGTGGTTCGTGCCGCCCGGGCTGTGCATCGCCATCCTCGGCGCCGCCCTCGGCCTGATCAACTTCTCGATCGACGAGCGGATCAACCCGCGCCTGCGGACGGCGGCCATCGCCAAGCGCTCGCGTTCCCGCTCCACCGCACCGAAGGGAGCCGCCGCATGA